A stretch of the Candidatus Bathyarchaeota archaeon genome encodes the following:
- a CDS encoding amidohydrolase family protein, with protein sequence MGSERPLRVVKCGTLIDGRGGQPLDGAVILIEGDRIREVGLRVEGPAGAEVIDASGMTVMPGLIDAHVHFSGGRSHRFGEHILVPEGVRLLRAARDAEAALEAGFTAMRCCGSKLSLDLKRAIGEGTIRGPRIVAAGYGLTQTFGHGDQHYFPLDYARRLNPTICDGKEECIKAARYALREGADFIKVHTTGGVMSERDRPEHTQFTLEELQAIVEEARHVGTFCAAHAQGTEGVKNAVKAGFKSIEHGIYLDDEVIEMMRERGVILVPTFSIVKQIVEHGAEQGIVEWGLRKAREAYRAHIDSCRRAYKAGVKIAMGTDFGTSPLFKMGTNAMELGLLVENCGMTPMEAIVAATKTAAEACGLGAELGTLEAGKKADIIIVDGDPLKDVRILEKAESIRMVIKGGEVQVNRGL encoded by the coding sequence ATGGGTTCCGAGAGGCCCTTGAGGGTTGTTAAGTGCGGCACGCTGATCGATGGTCGGGGAGGCCAACCTCTCGACGGCGCAGTCATCCTCATTGAGGGGGACAGGATCCGGGAGGTCGGCCTTAGGGTGGAGGGACCGGCTGGGGCTGAGGTTATAGACGCCTCAGGGATGACCGTTATGCCCGGGTTGATAGACGCCCATGTCCACTTCAGCGGCGGGAGGAGCCACAGGTTCGGGGAGCATATCCTCGTCCCGGAGGGTGTGAGACTCCTTAGGGCGGCTAGGGATGCTGAGGCGGCTCTGGAGGCGGGTTTCACCGCGATGAGGTGCTGCGGCAGCAAGCTGAGCCTGGACCTGAAGAGGGCTATAGGGGAGGGAACCATCCGGGGGCCTCGTATAGTGGCCGCTGGATATGGCTTAACCCAGACCTTCGGACACGGAGATCAGCACTACTTCCCCTTGGACTACGCTAGGAGGCTGAACCCCACAATCTGCGACGGGAAGGAGGAGTGCATCAAGGCAGCCAGATACGCGTTGAGGGAGGGGGCGGACTTCATAAAGGTCCACACAACAGGAGGGGTCATGTCCGAGAGGGACAGGCCCGAGCACACCCAGTTCACCCTCGAGGAGCTCCAGGCCATAGTCGAGGAGGCCAGGCATGTTGGGACCTTCTGCGCAGCGCATGCCCAGGGGACGGAGGGGGTGAAGAACGCCGTCAAGGCGGGCTTCAAATCGATAGAGCATGGCATATACCTCGACGATGAGGTTATAGAGATGATGAGGGAGAGGGGGGTAATCCTCGTGCCGACCTTCAGCATAGTTAAGCAGATTGTGGAGCACGGAGCTGAGCAGGGAATCGTGGAGTGGGGGTTGAGAAAGGCAAGGGAGGCGTACAGGGCCCATATAGACTCCTGTAGGAGGGCCTACAAGGCCGGTGTGAAGATAGCCATGGGCACGGACTTCGGGACCTCACCCCTCTTCAAGATGGGGACCAACGCGATGGAGTTGGGCCTCCTCGTCGAGAACTGTGGGATGACACCTATGGAGGCCATAGTGGCTGCAACCAAGACCGCCGCAGAGGCGTGCGGGCTTGGGGCTGAGCTTGGAACCCTTGAGGCTGGAAAGAAGGCGGATATTATAATCGTCGATGGAGACCCCCTAAAAGACGTGAGGATCCTGGAGAAGGCTGAGTCCATCAGGATGGTCATAAAGGGAGGAGAAGTACAGGTTAACAGGGGATTATAA
- a CDS encoding 2-phosphosulfolactate phosphatase, which produces MRVERLSLISGAERARGLSVIIDVFRAFTTAAYVLANGAERIIPVGSLEEAFRLKRINPGWILMGERDGRRVEGFDYGNSPYEVRDVDFTGKTVIQTTGAGTQGVVRASGAEGILLASFVTAGATIEHIKKTRPKLLSIVAMGNRGVEPSIEDELCADYIEMGLRGIKVDFEEMKRRIRASPSGAKFFDPTQPQYRPEDFYMALELDRFSFILKAFRENLLYVVKQPP; this is translated from the coding sequence CTGAGGGTAGAGAGGCTTAGCCTAATATCCGGGGCTGAGAGGGCTAGGGGCCTCTCAGTCATAATAGATGTCTTCAGGGCCTTCACCACCGCCGCCTACGTGCTGGCTAATGGGGCTGAGAGGATAATCCCGGTTGGAAGCCTGGAGGAGGCCTTCAGGCTGAAGAGGATAAACCCAGGATGGATCTTGATGGGGGAGAGGGATGGGCGGAGGGTTGAGGGCTTCGACTATGGCAACTCCCCCTACGAGGTTAGGGATGTAGACTTCACTGGGAAGACGGTCATACAGACCACCGGGGCCGGAACCCAGGGGGTTGTGAGGGCGAGCGGAGCCGAAGGGATCCTCCTAGCCAGCTTCGTCACGGCTGGGGCGACCATCGAACATATCAAGAAGACCCGCCCTAAGCTGCTCTCGATAGTAGCTATGGGGAACAGGGGTGTTGAGCCGTCGATAGAGGATGAGCTCTGCGCAGATTATATAGAGATGGGGCTTAGAGGGATAAAAGTAGACTTCGAGGAGATGAAGAGGAGGATCAGGGCCTCCCCTTCAGGGGCCAAGTTCTTCGATCCCACCCAGCCTCAGTACAGGCCTGAGGACTTCTACATGGCACTTGAGCTGGACAGGTTCAGCTTCATCCTGAAGGCCTTCAGGGAGAACCTCCTCTACGTGGTCAAGCAGCCTCCATAA
- a CDS encoding aldehyde ferredoxin oxidoreductase: MRGYAGKFAEVDLSCGEVKETVFGEETLKQYLGGRGLAAKLLWDRLGEIWERVDPLGPENILTIFAGPLTGYYPGSKMCISGKSPLTLGIVGSTVAGEHAVDMRCAGFDGLIIKGRAEKPVYLLVTDDGVEIRDASHVWGKGRVETYRILLREALQLLEGRSPGSREWREPSILHIGPAAEKMSRVTAVQTKWAHGAGYGGYGAVMGSKNLKAVLFKGLGPLPEAWDMGRAREIIWRILRICFRSDSMRRWGTGAAGYDVGSRLSSEPVRNWQDEWHDERSFGVDRFEERVWVKRYWGDFGCPSTCLKLSVVRAGPYKGAVCDNPDYENQAYLGTNLGVFTPEENVYLCSLMEELGFCGIQVGNTLGFAAELYQRGILTKEDLGFELRWGDVKGFERLMKMMAEREGIGDILAEGTYRAALKLGKLKGLDLTRYAVTEKGMGIGAHGIRSKLDYVEAVSYPCSVQGGDHTSPAMRDIRKGDSELTVILHDSGVYCWFNIMKDEALDLIWELIQAVTGWQITADTWYKEMALRILAIQRAALLVGGPDITWKPIKDDDLPARWYEPLPSGPYKGRASDKKELEEDRRRYFEDVGWDERGIPKSSTLKCLGLEAVDKKLRSFLGNQ, encoded by the coding sequence ATGAGGGGCTACGCCGGAAAATTCGCAGAGGTGGACCTCTCCTGCGGAGAGGTTAAGGAGACGGTCTTCGGCGAGGAGACCCTGAAACAGTACCTGGGTGGGAGGGGGCTGGCGGCAAAGCTTCTGTGGGATAGGCTTGGTGAAATCTGGGAGAGGGTTGACCCCCTGGGGCCAGAGAACATCCTCACCATATTCGCTGGCCCGCTGACGGGCTACTATCCAGGGTCCAAGATGTGCATCTCCGGGAAGTCCCCCCTAACCCTTGGTATCGTCGGCTCAACCGTCGCGGGAGAGCATGCCGTAGATATGAGGTGTGCAGGCTTCGACGGCCTCATAATAAAGGGCAGGGCCGAGAAGCCCGTATACCTCCTGGTAACCGATGACGGGGTCGAGATCAGGGATGCCTCCCACGTCTGGGGTAAGGGGAGGGTGGAAACCTATAGGATCCTCCTTAGGGAGGCTTTGCAGCTCCTAGAAGGGAGATCTCCTGGATCGAGAGAGTGGAGGGAGCCATCCATACTCCACATAGGGCCTGCCGCCGAGAAGATGTCCAGGGTGACCGCGGTCCAGACAAAGTGGGCACACGGGGCCGGATACGGGGGCTATGGGGCAGTCATGGGCTCAAAGAACCTGAAGGCTGTGCTCTTCAAGGGCTTGGGGCCTCTACCAGAGGCCTGGGATATGGGGAGGGCGAGGGAGATAATCTGGAGGATCCTCAGGATATGCTTTAGGAGCGACTCGATGAGGCGCTGGGGGACTGGAGCTGCGGGATATGATGTCGGAAGCCGCTTGAGTTCAGAGCCTGTGAGGAACTGGCAGGATGAGTGGCATGATGAAAGGAGCTTCGGGGTCGACAGGTTTGAGGAGAGGGTCTGGGTTAAGAGGTACTGGGGGGACTTCGGATGCCCATCCACATGCCTGAAGCTATCGGTTGTGAGGGCAGGGCCCTACAAGGGCGCTGTATGCGACAATCCAGACTACGAGAACCAGGCATACCTCGGAACAAACCTAGGGGTCTTCACGCCAGAGGAGAACGTCTACCTCTGCTCCCTGATGGAGGAGCTGGGATTCTGCGGGATACAGGTAGGGAACACCCTGGGATTCGCCGCTGAACTTTACCAGAGGGGCATCCTGACAAAGGAGGACCTAGGCTTCGAGCTGAGGTGGGGGGATGTCAAAGGCTTCGAGAGGCTTATGAAGATGATGGCGGAGAGGGAGGGGATAGGCGACATACTGGCGGAGGGCACATATAGGGCAGCCCTAAAGCTCGGGAAGCTGAAGGGGTTAGACCTCACAAGGTACGCAGTCACGGAGAAGGGGATGGGTATAGGAGCCCACGGCATCAGGAGCAAGCTGGACTACGTGGAGGCGGTCTCATACCCCTGCTCGGTCCAAGGGGGCGACCACACCTCCCCAGCGATGAGGGACATCAGGAAGGGAGACAGCGAACTCACGGTGATCCTCCACGACTCAGGGGTATACTGCTGGTTCAACATAATGAAAGATGAGGCCCTAGACCTGATATGGGAACTAATCCAGGCCGTGACGGGATGGCAAATAACCGCGGACACCTGGTACAAGGAGATGGCGCTAAGGATCCTTGCCATCCAGAGGGCGGCCCTACTGGTCGGCGGGCCGGACATAACCTGGAAGCCCATTAAAGACGACGACCTCCCAGCTAGGTGGTATGAGCCCCTACCATCAGGACCCTACAAGGGGCGGGCGTCAGACAAGAAAGAGCTGGAAGAGGATAGAAGGAGGTACTTCGAGGATGTGGGCTGGGACGAGAGGGGGATACCCAAGAGCTCAACCCTCAAGTGCTTAGGTTTGGAGGCGGTCGATAAGAAGCTGAGGAGCTTCCTAGGAAACCAGTAA
- a CDS encoding fused MFS/spermidine synthase, with protein sequence MGLSGRLAPWVLRVQVFASGAVVMALELVGSRILAVDFGSSIFVWGGLIGVILTALSLGYSYGGRLADRILSYTVLSSIIFSSGLLILFIPHISPLAVDLALRLGLGERYGPIMVTALLMGLPTFLLGMVSPYAIKLAAGSLTGLGRVAGNLYAISTLGSIAGTFGTVFILIPIMDVRSIISLLGVVLLASSAVSLGRGPRILLILVLLVLYSPVNSILMGAQVIYGSRVFEKETPYSHLEVVDSGGVRTLYLNGLPHSAMYLNGSRELVFPYTRYFALGFLFKEDAGRVLFVGGGGFSGPKRFLQDYEEVEVDVVEIDPDVIEVARRYFDLKDDPRLTVYNEDGRRYLQRIEKRYDLVVLDAYSKTYVPFHLMTHEFFKLLHERLSDDGVIISNLIASLVGDTANLFWAEYRTISQVFPSIYIFPTSDTGPGWVQNIILVASKNPNNLTEEMLKERAHMSGKVDQKEATELLSRLWKGPLRAEEAPILLDNFAPVEALLNPITGKPYALESEYEMSRPSIKWVESSNMAIALLAAILISWLFLLPQSIIKAQ encoded by the coding sequence ATGGGCCTTTCAGGTAGATTAGCCCCCTGGGTCTTGAGGGTTCAGGTCTTCGCCTCCGGGGCTGTTGTGATGGCCCTAGAACTTGTCGGGAGCAGGATCCTAGCAGTTGACTTCGGTAGCTCCATATTTGTCTGGGGAGGTCTGATAGGTGTTATCCTGACGGCCCTCAGCCTAGGGTACAGCTATGGGGGGAGGCTGGCGGACAGGATTCTCAGCTATACGGTTTTGTCCTCTATAATCTTCTCATCCGGCCTACTGATCCTATTCATCCCCCATATCTCGCCCCTAGCGGTGGACCTGGCTCTAAGGCTTGGCTTGGGGGAGAGGTATGGGCCTATAATGGTTACAGCCCTTTTGATGGGTCTCCCCACGTTCCTGCTGGGGATGGTCTCCCCATATGCCATAAAGCTGGCTGCGGGGAGCCTAACCGGGCTGGGTAGGGTGGCCGGCAACCTCTACGCCATCTCGACCCTCGGGAGCATCGCCGGGACCTTCGGGACGGTCTTCATCCTCATCCCAATAATGGATGTCAGGTCGATCATAAGCCTTCTAGGAGTTGTGCTCCTAGCCTCATCGGCGGTAAGCCTGGGCCGGGGTCCCCGCATCCTCCTCATCCTCGTCCTCCTGGTGCTCTACTCCCCAGTCAACTCCATTCTGATGGGGGCTCAAGTCATCTATGGGAGCCGCGTCTTCGAGAAGGAGACCCCGTACAGCCACCTGGAGGTAGTGGACTCGGGTGGTGTGAGGACCCTTTACCTAAATGGGCTGCCCCACAGCGCTATGTACCTGAACGGCTCCAGGGAACTCGTCTTCCCCTATACAAGATACTTCGCCCTAGGATTCTTATTCAAAGAGGATGCCGGAAGGGTGCTCTTCGTCGGGGGAGGAGGATTCTCCGGGCCTAAAAGGTTCCTCCAAGACTACGAGGAGGTTGAGGTAGATGTCGTGGAGATAGACCCGGACGTGATTGAGGTGGCGAGGCGTTACTTCGACTTGAAGGATGACCCGAGGCTCACGGTGTACAATGAGGACGGGAGGAGATATCTCCAGAGGATAGAAAAGCGGTATGACCTAGTGGTCCTCGACGCCTACTCTAAGACCTATGTCCCCTTCCACCTCATGACCCATGAGTTCTTCAAGCTCCTCCACGAGAGGCTGAGCGACGACGGCGTAATCATCTCAAACCTCATCGCCTCCCTAGTCGGCGACACAGCCAACCTATTCTGGGCGGAGTACCGAACCATATCTCAAGTCTTCCCGAGCATCTACATATTCCCAACAAGCGACACCGGGCCGGGATGGGTCCAGAACATCATCCTAGTAGCCTCGAAGAACCCCAACAACTTAACAGAAGAAATGCTAAAAGAGAGAGCCCATATGAGTGGGAAGGTAGACCAGAAAGAGGCAACGGAACTCTTATCACGTCTCTGGAAGGGACCTCTTAGAGCCGAGGAAGCCCCCATCCTCCTAGACAACTTCGCACCTGTCGAGGCCCTCCTAAACCCCATAACCGGGAAGCCCTACGCCCTAGAATCCGAGTATGAGATGAGTAGGCCATCCATCAAGTGGGTGGAGAGCTCCAATATGGCCATAGCCCTCCTAGCAGCTATCCTTATATCATGGCTATTCCTCCTCCCACAGTCCATAATCAAGGCTCAATAA
- the dapA gene encoding 4-hydroxy-tetrahydrodipicolinate synthase, with amino-acid sequence MGRVKGFRLEGVLPAVVTPFDKDENLDEASFRNLIEWLIERGITGIVPCGTTGEFSLMTPEERRRVIEVCVDQVNGRIPVIAGTGGTSTKLVIEATRHARDVGADAAIIVNPYYMRPRGWKGIYDHYLKIAEAVDLPIVLYNIPQLTGQYIPWQVVEDLAEVDNIVGLKDSSGDLKYLMSVLEKVGDKIDVVVGWDEVVLPALAAGASGMILASANVIAPIWLEIYKHVKEGRLEEARNLHRRIQKFTRHITASGALGCKVCLNYMGIKVGSTRSPIIIGDTLSYELREELRIELERLGLLEKRPIVFKIVPEKPLVERFTSVDVTPEVIEQFQLRTGEALVEPDSAEVAHIDLLIGRIDGPVGQAYANALANPTKEREAVQAILEPGMAVKPPTIIVPTVPVRGLREASMIYGPAQAAVARAVADSVKDGILPATDELVLIAKVFIHPSATDRHRVYINNYKAMRHAIRKAMEGRPTAEEAVEHSKSARHPFKESI; translated from the coding sequence ATGGGAAGAGTTAAGGGCTTCAGGCTTGAGGGTGTCCTGCCAGCTGTGGTTACACCCTTCGACAAGGATGAAAACCTAGATGAAGCCTCATTCCGCAACCTCATTGAGTGGCTTATAGAGAGGGGCATAACCGGGATCGTGCCCTGCGGGACCACTGGCGAGTTCTCCCTCATGACTCCGGAGGAGAGGAGGAGGGTTATAGAGGTCTGCGTCGACCAGGTGAACGGCCGGATCCCGGTCATAGCTGGGACGGGAGGCACCTCGACCAAGTTGGTTATAGAGGCGACCCGCCACGCTAGGGATGTGGGGGCGGATGCCGCGATCATCGTGAACCCGTACTACATGAGACCTAGAGGCTGGAAGGGAATTTACGATCACTACCTGAAGATCGCGGAGGCCGTGGACCTCCCCATAGTTCTTTATAACATCCCACAGCTGACTGGACAGTACATCCCGTGGCAGGTCGTGGAGGACCTAGCCGAGGTCGACAACATCGTCGGGTTGAAGGACTCCAGCGGGGACCTCAAGTACCTTATGTCGGTGCTTGAGAAGGTTGGAGACAAGATCGATGTGGTCGTGGGATGGGATGAGGTCGTCCTCCCAGCCCTGGCCGCTGGCGCGAGTGGGATGATCCTGGCAAGCGCCAATGTGATAGCCCCAATATGGCTCGAAATCTACAAGCATGTGAAGGAGGGGAGGCTTGAGGAGGCTAGAAACCTCCACAGGAGGATCCAGAAGTTCACCCGCCACATAACCGCCTCTGGCGCCCTGGGATGCAAGGTCTGCCTGAACTACATGGGCATAAAGGTAGGCTCGACGAGGAGCCCGATAATCATAGGGGACACATTAAGCTATGAGCTTAGGGAGGAGCTGAGAATCGAGCTTGAGAGGCTTGGCCTGCTGGAGAAGAGGCCCATAGTCTTCAAGATAGTGCCTGAGAAGCCCCTCGTGGAGAGGTTCACATCCGTGGATGTAACACCCGAGGTTATAGAGCAGTTCCAGCTTAGGACTGGGGAGGCCCTAGTGGAGCCAGACTCCGCCGAGGTGGCCCACATAGACCTCCTCATAGGGAGGATAGATGGACCAGTCGGGCAGGCCTACGCCAACGCCCTAGCAAACCCGACGAAGGAGAGGGAGGCAGTCCAGGCCATCCTTGAACCCGGAATGGCCGTTAAGCCCCCAACCATAATCGTCCCAACAGTTCCGGTGAGGGGGCTTAGGGAGGCGAGCATGATATACGGCCCAGCCCAGGCAGCCGTCGCCAGAGCCGTCGCAGACTCTGTTAAGGACGGGATCCTCCCAGCCACAGACGAGCTGGTTCTGATAGCCAAGGTCTTCATCCACCCCTCAGCGACGGACCGCCACAGGGTCTACATAAACAACTACAAGGCGATGCGCCACGCCATCAGGAAGGCCATGGAGGGGAGGCCCACCGCTGAGGAGGCGGTGGAGCACTCCAAGAGCGCTCGCCACCCATTCAAAGAAAGCATCTAA
- a CDS encoding 4Fe-4S dicluster domain-containing protein: MSAVEPIWIARDLPKCSGCRLCEVACSLHHEGRIWPEASRVRVFMRVPGAEFPHLCTQCHDYPCVKSCPVGALSVDKRTSAVIVDRDSCNSCGACIQACPGRVPFLHPGDKKATICDLCGGDPQCVKVCTEGGWNVLRVVEREESHSYKLYARRPDEITMDLVTIIFGEHGERMAR, translated from the coding sequence ATGTCTGCCGTTGAGCCAATCTGGATTGCTAGAGATCTCCCTAAATGCAGTGGTTGCCGACTCTGCGAGGTCGCCTGCAGCCTACACCACGAGGGGCGAATATGGCCTGAGGCATCTAGGGTCAGGGTCTTCATGAGGGTTCCAGGCGCGGAGTTCCCCCACCTATGCACCCAGTGCCACGACTACCCCTGTGTCAAGTCCTGTCCAGTGGGAGCCCTCTCAGTGGATAAGAGGACCTCAGCTGTGATCGTGGACAGGGATAGCTGCAACTCCTGTGGCGCCTGCATCCAAGCCTGCCCCGGCAGGGTACCCTTCCTCCACCCAGGGGACAAGAAGGCGACCATTTGTGACCTCTGCGGAGGAGACCCTCAATGCGTAAAGGTCTGCACAGAGGGAGGATGGAATGTCCTCAGGGTCGTCGAGAGGGAGGAGAGCCACTCCTACAAGCTCTATGCTAGGAGGCCCGATGAGATCACAATGGATCTCGTGACCATAATCTTCGGTGAACATGGGGAGAGGATGGCGAGATGA
- a CDS encoding MTAP family purine nucleoside phosphorylase: MEIPRVKVAVIGGSAIHGSGFPGEFDGVEVIEDGVEYSTPFGPTAPFTHARLGGVDFLFVPFHGITPKIRNTTPNSASERVFYVLMKAGVKKILGCALCGSTNRLLDPGDIVIPDGFVDYTTRRAQSLTRSLIEKEIQVEPVMYRLHQPFCPELSRFLIEGALEAGFPRVFRRGIVGVSEGPRLESPSEIQIRYTGRGIDVVTMNLVPEVLFAREIGACYATLQLVSNYGEGLVSIEWEGPEAFKGFQERWRRPAADAILRALRRIDPDYEECGCGKHRWGAILP; encoded by the coding sequence TTGGAGATCCCAAGGGTTAAGGTTGCCGTGATCGGGGGCTCAGCGATCCATGGCTCAGGATTTCCCGGAGAATTTGATGGGGTAGAGGTGATCGAGGATGGCGTCGAATACTCCACGCCCTTCGGCCCAACAGCCCCCTTTACCCATGCAAGGCTAGGGGGTGTAGATTTCCTATTCGTACCATTCCACGGGATAACCCCAAAGATTAGGAACACCACCCCCAACAGCGCCTCTGAAAGGGTCTTCTACGTCCTGATGAAGGCTGGGGTTAAGAAGATCCTGGGATGCGCCCTCTGCGGCTCGACGAATAGGCTCCTCGACCCGGGTGACATCGTCATCCCGGATGGCTTCGTCGACTACACGACCAGGAGGGCCCAATCCCTGACTAGGAGCCTCATCGAGAAGGAGATTCAGGTCGAGCCCGTGATGTACAGGCTCCACCAGCCCTTCTGCCCAGAGCTGAGCCGCTTCCTCATAGAGGGGGCCTTAGAGGCTGGGTTTCCGAGGGTCTTTAGGAGAGGAATCGTTGGGGTATCTGAGGGGCCGAGATTGGAGTCACCCTCAGAGATACAAATAAGGTACACAGGCCGGGGCATAGACGTTGTGACCATGAACTTGGTCCCAGAGGTTCTATTCGCGAGGGAGATCGGGGCCTGCTACGCAACTCTCCAGCTGGTCTCAAACTATGGGGAAGGCCTCGTCTCCATCGAATGGGAAGGCCCAGAGGCCTTCAAGGGGTTCCAGGAGAGGTGGCGCCGCCCTGCGGCGGACGCAATCCTCAGGGCTTTAAGGAGAATCGACCCGGATTATGAGGAGTGTGGCTGCGGGAAGCACCGATGGGGGGCTATCCTCCCCTAA
- a CDS encoding MFS transporter: protein MSKTLELLRFLSEEFKVTLFSVAFYSWSISLVIQYVDLFAVMLGVSPALLGLIAGIGQFSSSLASPLMGWYADFHGVKKALIIALILSSCSFGLYSLSFSWWMIIPSVILLNVSRMAILPFADIIFVGSTEAHYRAKAIGLTRAFWASLNSSAPLMAALIVIKFGGISVEGIRPLFIVGLFLNLFVLFLISRFLKLKSRNPDAGLHEGRTGGVGKPFGFIKAFEELLGEKRLWRWIVISIVRRLSMSISSAFTYIWMVSIKGADANILGALGLIGMITWAILQVPVGILADKIGRRKTFFLFEPFLYIGTILLILAQSPEQLILVGLLGAFGLMLGTEGFGIGGSIFLPMMILTWEVVPEEKRGRWHGIISFLSFFNLLFSALAGLMWQEGLMIQVLVLPMILEALFVIPLLLTVPEPEQF from the coding sequence ATGTCTAAGACTCTTGAACTTCTGAGGTTTTTAAGCGAAGAGTTTAAGGTAACTTTATTCAGTGTTGCTTTTTATAGTTGGAGCATAAGTTTAGTTATACAATATGTTGATCTCTTCGCTGTTATGTTGGGAGTCAGCCCAGCCCTCCTGGGATTGATTGCTGGGATAGGTCAGTTTTCGAGCTCTTTAGCATCGCCCCTGATGGGGTGGTACGCAGATTTTCACGGGGTTAAGAAGGCCTTGATCATCGCCTTAATCTTATCCTCATGTTCCTTCGGATTATATAGCCTCTCCTTCAGCTGGTGGATGATTATACCATCAGTAATTCTCCTCAATGTTTCAAGGATGGCCATCCTCCCTTTCGCGGATATAATATTCGTTGGATCTACAGAGGCGCACTACAGGGCTAAGGCCATAGGGCTTACACGCGCCTTCTGGGCATCTCTAAATAGCTCCGCGCCCCTCATGGCAGCACTAATAGTTATAAAGTTTGGGGGGATAAGTGTGGAGGGTATTCGACCTCTCTTCATTGTGGGCCTTTTTTTAAACTTATTTGTTTTATTCTTAATATCCCGATTTTTAAAACTTAAAAGCCGCAATCCAGATGCAGGTCTCCACGAAGGAAGAACGGGTGGGGTGGGCAAGCCCTTTGGCTTCATAAAAGCCTTCGAGGAGTTGTTAGGCGAGAAGAGGCTTTGGCGCTGGATAGTTATCAGCATAGTCCGACGCTTAAGTATGTCGATAAGCTCCGCCTTTACCTATATCTGGATGGTGAGTATAAAGGGGGCCGATGCCAATATTCTGGGAGCCCTAGGCCTCATAGGCATGATCACATGGGCGATTCTACAGGTTCCTGTAGGCATATTAGCCGACAAGATCGGGAGGAGGAAGACGTTCTTCCTCTTCGAACCCTTCCTGTACATTGGAACGATATTGCTCATCCTTGCACAGAGTCCAGAGCAGCTCATCCTCGTAGGGCTTTTGGGCGCCTTCGGCCTAATGTTAGGAACAGAGGGCTTTGGAATAGGGGGCTCAATTTTCCTCCCGATGATGATCTTAACATGGGAGGTGGTTCCAGAGGAGAAGAGGGGAAGGTGGCATGGAATCATCAGCTTCCTAAGCTTCTTCAACCTCCTTTTCAGCGCTCTGGCAGGATTAATGTGGCAAGAGGGGCTGATGATCCAGGTTCTGGTCCTCCCCATGATCTTGGAAGCCCTCTTCGTGATACCCCTTTTGCTCACGGTTCCAGAGCCGGAACAGTTTTAG
- a CDS encoding MFS transporter, protein MVAQLKGRGKSFALYRTSNSLGSMLGPVIGGIIGRVNLSYPFYIGGLLSFLAIPSVFLLYERGYHLGEEKRNFFTSLRDIVLTKKIVLLILATFIVELNFASLELIIPLFGSSIGLSPASIGIILSSYFISFTFFQVPIGMISEKVNKKTLIILCSFAGALPFIILSYFHDVVVMSLALGTLGITLGTVFVQASVLMAEVAPEDKKSLYMAFFDSIVDLSFIIMPPIAAYAFTYRPTAPFILCASLMIIGGIIFMKE, encoded by the coding sequence TTGGTTGCCCAGTTGAAGGGGAGGGGGAAGAGTTTCGCCCTCTATCGAACATCGAACAGTCTGGGTTCGATGTTGGGGCCGGTTATCGGCGGGATCATAGGGCGCGTGAACCTCTCCTACCCTTTCTACATTGGGGGTCTTCTATCATTCTTAGCAATACCATCAGTTTTCCTTTTATATGAGAGGGGATACCATTTGGGGGAGGAGAAAAGAAATTTTTTCACATCGTTAAGGGATATTGTTCTAACCAAGAAAATCGTCCTATTAATTCTAGCTACCTTTATTGTTGAGCTAAATTTCGCCTCCTTAGAACTCATAATTCCTCTGTTTGGGTCATCTATTGGACTTTCCCCAGCGAGTATAGGTATCATTCTCTCCTCCTACTTCATATCATTCACTTTCTTCCAAGTACCCATCGGCATGATCTCAGAGAAGGTTAACAAGAAAACTTTGATCATATTGTGCTCTTTCGCTGGCGCCCTCCCCTTTATCATTCTCTCTTATTTCCATGATGTTGTTGTAATGAGTTTAGCACTTGGAACCTTAGGTATCACTTTAGGCACGGTCTTCGTTCAAGCCTCAGTTCTTATGGCCGAGGTGGCCCCAGAAGATAAAAAGAGTCTATATATGGCCTTCTTCGACTCCATTGTCGACTTAAGCTTCATAATCATGCCCCCGATAGCGGCCTATGCCTTCACCTATAGGCCAACGGCACCATTCATTCTCTGCGCATCCCTAATGATAATCGGAGGAATAATATTCATGAAAGAGTAA